The nucleotide sequence CGCCACCGGCGCCAGCCTCGGCCAACTCGTCGCGATGTACAGCGCCGCCGTCAGCCGCCCGCGCATCCCCGCGGCGTTCGCGCTCTTCTTCGCCGAGGGCACCACACTCCTGTGGCTCGCCATCGGCCGCCGCGAACTCGGCTTCGTCGACGTCCTGGCCAACCTCGCCGCGCTCTTCGCGGTCTGGGCCTTCGCCCGTAGCGTCGGGTTCCGCCGCGCCTACACCGCCGAACTCGAAACGCGCGCCGACCGGCTCATCCACACCCGCGAGGCCGACACCCGCGCCGCCCTCGCCGAGGAACGCGGACGCATCGCCCGCGAGCTGCACGACGTCGTCGCGCACCACGTCTCCGTCATGACCGTGCAAGCCTCCGCCGCGCAGCGCACCATCGCCCGCAACCCCGACCGCGCCCGCGAGGCGATGGCCGCCGTCGAGCAGACCGGCCGCGCCGCACTCGTCGAAATGCGCCGCCTCGTGGGGATCCTGCGCGGCAACGAGGACGAAGCCGGCGGAACCGTCCAGCTCAGCGAGGGCCACAACGCGCCGCAACCCGGGCTCGACGCGCTCGAAATCCTCGTCCAGCAGGTACGCGAAGCCGGTGTGCCCGTGGAACTGTCCATCGAAGGCGTCCCGAGCGAACTGCCCCCCGGCATCGACCTCGCCGCCTACCGCATCATCCAGGAAGCCCTCACCAACACGCTCAAGCACGCCGGGCCGGCGGGATCGCGCGTCCTGCTGCGCTACCGGCCCGAGGAACTCCTCGTCCGCGTCGCCGACGACGGCCGGGGCGCCGCGGCGAACCTCGACGCGCGCGACGACGGGCGCACCGGGCACGGCCTGCTGGGCATGCGCGAACGCGTCGCCCTCTACGGTGGACGCCTGTACGCCGGGCCCCGCGCCGGCGGCGGCTTCGAAGTCCTCGCCCGGATCCCGCTCACCCCGGGCGACCGCCCGCAGCCGCCCCGGCACCAACCCGCCGCCGCCCGCGACCACAAGGACGGCGACACCGGAAGAACCCCCGGCACCACCGGCGACGCCGACCCCGGCGAACGCACCGACCCCGCAGAACGCGGCCCGGCGAACGACCGCGGCGACCGCACCGACCGACTGGAGCAGAACCCAGCATGACGATCCGCGTGATCCTCGTCGACGACCAGCCCTTGCTGCGCACCGGGTTCCGCATGATCCTCGAGGCCGAGCCGGACATCGCCGTCGTCGGCGAAGCGGCCGACGGCCTCCAGGCGGTCGAACTCGTCCGCACACTGCAGCCGGACGTCGTCCTCATGGACATCCGCATGCCCCGCATGGACGGCGTCGAGGCCACCCGCCGCATCGTCGGCGGGCGCGACGGCGGGCAACCCGCCGCGGGCTCCGCGCGCGTCCTCGTGCTGACCACCTTCGACCTCGACGAATACGTCGTCGAGGCCCTGCGCGCCGGGGCCAGCGGGTTCCTCCTCAAGGACGTTCCCGCCGACGACCTCATCGCCGCCATCCGCGTCATCGCCGACGGCGACGCCCTGCTCGCCCCCAGCATCACCCGCCGCCTCCTCGACATGTACGCCGCGCGCCTGCCCGCCGCCGAGGACCCCACCCCCGACACCCTCGCGATGCTCACCGAACGCGAGGTCGAGGTGCTGCGCCTGGTCGCGCGCGGCATGTCCAACGCCGAGATCGCCGCCGAACTCTTCGTGAGCGAGACCACGGTCAAGACGCACGTCGGGCACGTGCTCACCAAACTCGGGCTGCGCGACCGCGTCCAAGCCGCCGTCTACGCCTACGAAAGCGGCCTCGTCCGCCCGGGGGCCCTGTGAACCGCCCGGCGGCGGCTCACGCCTGCGCCGGGACCACGGGAAGCGGGTAGGGCGGCGGCGTACCGCCGAACTCCGGGCAGACCGCCTGGTGGTCGCACCAGCCGCACAGACGCGTGCGCTGCGGGCGCCACTCACCGGTCCGCGTGGCGTGCCGGATCGCCTCCCACAACGCGCGCAACTTCCGCTCCACGGCGAGGAGATCCGCCTCGTCCGGGTCGTACCACACGATGGTGCCGCTGCCCAGGTACACCAACTGCAGGCGTCGGGGCAGTCGGCCGTGCCGCCGCCACAGCACGAGCGCGTAGAACTTCATCTGGAACAGCGCCTTGTCCTCGAACTGCGGCGAAGGCGCCTTCCCCGTCTTGTAGTCCACCACCCGCAGGTCACCGCCGGGCGCGACATCCAGCCGGTCGATGTACCCGCGCAACGTCAACCCGCCGTCGACGCCCTCCAACTGCGTCTCGACGTACATCTCGCGGCGCGCGGGCTCCAACCGGTTCGGATCCTCCAGCGTGAAGTACCGCTCCACGAGCTTCTCCGCACCCGCCAGCCAATCGGCCAACTCCGCGGGATCCACGCCGCCGTCGCCGTCGTCGAAGAGCGCCGCCAACTCCGGCCGCTTGCCCAGCAATTCGTCCCACGCGGGACGCAGCATCGCCTGCGCCGCGGCGAACGTCCGCCCGCCCTGCGGAAGATCGAACAGCCGCTCCAGCACCGTGTGCACGACCGTCCCGCGCGTCGCGCTCACACTCGGCTTCTCCGGCAGTTTGTCGATCACCCGGAACCGGTACAACAGCGGGCACTGCAGGAAATCGCCCGCCCGCGACGGCGACAACGACACCGCGCGCGAATCGGCCAAGGCACCCCGAACCCCGCCCTCGGCCTCCGCCCCGGCATCGGCGCGGCCCGTCGGGGAAGGATTGGTTCCGGTCGCAGTCATGGCACAGCAGGGTACGGGCAGTCGCGGACAACGACGCACCCGCTCACCGGCCGGACGCCCGCGACGGCGAACACCTGCTCGAACACACCGCGGACGGCGCGATCCCGTCGTCAGCCCCGCGCCGGAGACCGCCGCATCAAGTCCAGGAACGCCCGCTCCACGTCACCGCGCGCGAGCACCCCGTACACGCTCCCATCGGCCTCGACGACCAGGTACTCGCTCGCCGGAGTCGCCCGCAACGCCGTCAGAAGGTCCTCCCCGGCCAGATCCGCCGCGACCCTCATCCCCGGCCGCAGATCCCGCGACAACGGCCCCACCGACACCCACGGGCGCCGCTGCTCCGGGGTCTCCACCACCCGCGCCTCGCGGACCAGGGCGATCGGACGGCCGTCCCCGTCCACCACCACCAGCGCCCGCGCGCCCGCCTCGCCCGCCCGCCGCAACGCCTCCGCCAACGGCAGATCCGCCGCGACCGGAATCGCCCGCCGTGTCAGGGCCCGGGCCCGCAGCGTCGGCAGCCGCTCCCGCAACTGCTCGGCCCGCAACGACTGGATGGCCCCCGTCCACATGAACCCGCCGATCAGCCCGCCGCACACGACCGTGTAGACCCGCACCCACGCCTCGTCGTTCCGCGACCACCACACCGCGCCGAACAACACCGCGACCGCCAGCACGCGGCCCGCCCACGACGCCGCCACCGTCCCCGCCATCGGCCGCCGCGTGATCCCCCACACGCCGGCGCGCAGCATCCGCCCGCCGTCCAACGGCAGCCCCGGCAGCAGGTTGAACGCGGCCACCAGCAGGTTCGACACCGCCATCAGCGCGACCATGCGCCCGGCGAACGAATCCACGTCCAACGCCAGCCCCACGCCCCAGAACGCCCCCGCGAGCACCAGCGACAACACCGGCCCGGCCGCGGCCACCGCGAACTCCCGCCGCGCGGTCTGCGGCTTGTCGATCTCCGAGACCCCGCCCAGGAACTGGATCGTGATCCGGTGCACCGGCAGCCCGAACCGCAACGCCGTGACGGCATGCGCCAGTTCGTGAACCAGAACGGACAGGTAGAGCAACACCGCGAACAGGAACGACACGGCGTACCGCCACCCGTCCAACTGCGGGAACAACCGCTCGAAGGTCGGTGCGAAAAGCAGCGTGATGATCAGCGCGATGACGAACCACGACGACGAGATGTACACGGGAACGCCGAACGGCCGCCCCATCAACAGGCCTCCGCCCGGGGGCGCGGCCGAGCCGGGCGCGGCCTCGGCCGCCGACGCGCCCGAGCCCCCCGCCCCGTCCCGCTGATCGTCCTGACCCTGCGGCCCGCCGGAAACACTCACGTTGTCGATGTTATGCGGTGGGTCACCGGGGCCGAAGATCCCGTGGCCCGACCGCCGTCCCACGCCCGGTACGCTGGTCCGCATGTCCGAACCGACCGGTGCCGCCCGCCGTCGCGGGCCCTTCCAGGTCGGGGACCAAGTGCAGCTGACCGACCCCAAGGGCCGCCACCACACCTTCACCCTCGAAGCGGGCAAGGCCTTCCACACCCACAAGGGTTCGTTCCCCCACGACGAGCTCATCGGCGCCCCCGAGGGCACCGTCGTGCGGTCCTCGGGGAACTTCGACTACCTGGCGCTGCGGCCTCTGCTCCCCGACTTCGTCCTGTCCATGCCCCGCGGAGCCGCGGTGATCTACCCCAAGGACGCGGGGCAGATTCTCGCGATGGCCGACATCTTCGCCGGCGCCCGCGTCGTCGAGGCGGGAGTCGGCTCCGGCGCGCTCAGCACCTTCCTGCTGCGCGCGATCGGCGACCAGGGGCAACTGTCGTCCTACGAACGCCGCCAGGACTTCGCCGACATCGCCCGCAAGAACGTCGAGCGCTACTTCGGCTCCCCGCACCCCGCGTGGAAGCTCACCGTCGGCGACCTGCAGGACAACCTCGTCGAGACGGACGTCGACCGTGTCATCCTCGACATGCTCGCCCCGTGGGAATGCCTCGAAGCCGTGCACAAGGCCCTCGTCCCCGGCGGCCTCGTATGCTGCTACGTCGCCACCACCACGCAACTCGCGCGCACCGTCGAGACGATGCGCGCCATGCGGTGCTTCACCGAGCCGCAGTCGTGGGAGTCCATGGTCCGGACCTGGCACGTCGAGGGCCTCGCGGTGCGCCCCGACCACCGGATGATCGGGCACACAGGATTCCTCGTGACCGCACGCCGCATGGCCGACGGAGTCGAGGCCCCGATGCGCCGGCGCCGCCCCTCGAAGGGCTCCTACGGCGAGGACTACGAAGCCCCCGAGGTCTGACCCGAAACCCCCGCGCGGGGGCGGCAGAAGGCCCACCAGGCCGTTGCCGCCCCCGGATCGCGTCCAGGCCCTTTCACGCCACCTCCGATACGACTAACGTTGCGCACCGTGGCGGACGAACACACCGTGTCAGGTGACGCGCACAACTCTCCGGAACTCCCCGAAAGCGCCGAGGCATCGCCGATATCCGTCGGCGTATCGGCCGCCGGGTCGACGGCTCCCGAGGCCTCGCCCGGAGCGCTCATACGCGTCGGCCCCCCGGCGCAGGGCGCCCGAAAATCCGACGTGAACAACTCCGTCGTGCTCGTCCTCGCGGTGATCATCCTGGCGTTCACCGGCATCAGCGGCGTCTCGATATGGGCTGCCGCGCGCTTCGACGGCGGACGCCCGGGCATCACCGCCCCCGCGGACGGCCACCGCGAGGAGCCGGTCATCGCACCGGCCGCCCGCACCGTGCCGCCGGCCGAGGCGGACCCCATCGGAGCCGGTTCCGCCGGGACGCCCCCCGGGGCGCCCGGCCCCGGACCGGAAGCGCCCGGCGCCGCGGACGGAGCGCGCGACGGCGCGCAGACCGACCGCGGCAGCGACCGCGCCCCCGCCGTCGTCGACTGGTCCGGCGTCCGCTTCCCCATGGAATGCCACGGAATGCCGTACGAAGTCCGCGACGCCCGCCCGCTGGCCGCGGACAACCGGGCCTACGTCGTGGTCGTCCGCTGCGGAGCGGGCTCCGGCACCGCGCCCGACGCGCTCTACACCTACGACGTCCCCGCCGGCGGCGTCCCGACGCTCGCCTCGACGCTCATCGGCGTCGGGGACAACCACCTCGTCAAGTCCGTCGAGGTCCGCGACGGCGCCGTCCACGCGACGCTGCTGGGCTGGAGCACCGACGACATCCCGCGCTGCTGCCCCGACGTCGAGGAAGCACGCGTCTTCGTCCCGTAGCGGCGAACCCCGCACGCAAAACCCCGACCCCTTAGGGGATTTCACCCTATATGTCGGGATTGCACGGTCTTCGTCCCGAAAGCCGCAGGCCCCCAGGGCGGCTCGAACCCTCAGTCCGCGTCCGGCCCGTAGACCTCGGAGCCGTCCGAAACACGCCGCACATGGATGCACTCACCAGGGCATTTGCGTGTGGCGTCGATCACTTCGACCAGCAGCGACGGCGGCACCGGGACGGTCGCCCCCGCCTCCACCCGCAGCTCGTCGTCCTCGCCCTTGACGTACGCCAACCCGTCGATGTCGAGCTCGAACACATCACGGGCGAACTGCACACAAATTCCGTCACCAGTGCAAAGATCCTGGTCGATCCACACCTCAAGAGGCTCATTTTCCGTGGACATCAGGCCTCGCACTTCACCGTTTCACGCACAGAACCGACCAAGAGACCCTACCCCCGGCGGCTTCTTGATGTTGTCCGGTGGGTATCTGCACCACACAACAGTGGGGGCAAACGCAAGGGTGAAGGTCGGACACGCCCGCAGCGTCTTTTGATCAAGGGGTTTCAACCCCTCCTGCCACAGGTAGGGTCGGAGACGTCGCAGCTCCCAGGAGGAGGTGAGGACCGTGGCAGCCCACGACGACGACATGAACCGTGGCGGGAGGCCGGCTCGGGGTACGGACGACCTCATGAGCCAGGTGTCCTTTCTTGAGCAGGAAGTCGCCGTCCTGCGTCGCAAGCTCGCCGACTCGCCGCGTCAGACGAGGATGCTGGAGGAGCGCATTGTCGAGCTCCAGACCAGCCTCGCCGGTCTGACCACACAGAACGAGCGGCTGGTGGCGACGCTCCGCGAGGCCCGCGATCAGATCGTGGCCCTCAAGGAGGAGGTGGACAGGCTCGCGCAGCCACCTTCCGGATTCGGCGTATTCCTGAACGCAATCGATGACGGCACGGCCGACATCTTCACCGGAGGCCGCAAGCTCCGGGTGAACGTCAGCCCCAACCTCGACCTCGAAGACCTCCGGCGTGGCCAGGAGGTCATGCTCAACGAGGCCCTCAACGTGGTCGACGCGATGGAGTTCGAGCGGATCGGCGACGTCGTGATGCTCAAGGAACTCCTCGACGACGGCGAACGCGCGCTGGTCATCGGGCACACCGACGAGGAACGCGTCGTGCGCCTCGCCGAACCGTTGCTCGGCGGCCTGCTCCGGGCCGGGGACTCCCTGCTCCTCGAACCGCGCTCCGGGTACGTGTACGAACGCGTCCCCAAGAGCGAAGTCGAGGAACTGGTCCTCGAAGAAGTGCCGGACATCGACTACACGAAGATCGGCGGTCTGCGCAACCAGATCGAGCTGATCCGCGACGCTGTCGAATTGCCGTACCTCCACCCGGACCTCTTCAAGGAGCACGAACTCCGACCGCCGAAAGGCATCCTGCTCTACGGCCCGCCCGGATGCGGCAAGACGCTCATCGCCAAGGCGGTCGCCAACTCGCTCGCGAAGAAGGTCGCCGAATCCAAGGGAGTCAGCGGCGAGCAGGGCAAGAGCTACTTCCTCAACATCAAGGGCCCCGAACTCCTCAACAAGTACGTCGGCGAGACCGAGCGGCACATCCGCCTGGTCTTCCAGCGGGCCCGCGAGAAGGCCAGCGAGGGCACGCCCGTCATCGTCTTCTTCGACGAGATGGACTCGCTCTTCCGCACCCGTGGCTCGGGCGTCAGCTCGGACGTGGAGAACACCATCGTCCCGCAGCTGCTCTCCGAGATCGACGGAGTGGAGGGCCTGGAGAACGTCATCGTCATCGGCGCCTCCAACCGCGAGGACATGATCGACCCGGCCATCCTGCGGCCCGGACGACTCGACGTGAAGATCAAGATCGAGCGCCCGGACGCCGAGGCCGCGAAGGACATCTTCGCCAAGTACCTCACCGCCAACCTGCCGCTCCACGAGGACGACCTCAAGGAGCACGGCGACGACAAGGCCACCACTGTCGCCAACATGATCCAGCGCGCCGTCGAACGCATGTACTCCGAGAGCGAAGAGAACCGCTTCCTCGAGGTCACCTACGCGAACGGCGACAAGGAAACGCTGTACTTCAAGGACTTCAACTCCGGCGCCATGATCGAGAACATCGTCGGACGCGCCAAGAAGATGGCCATCAAGGAGTTCCTCGAAGCCGGCCGAAAGGGCATCCGCGTCTCCCACCTCCTCGCCGCCTGCGTCGACGAGTTCAAGGAGAACGAAGACCTCCCCAACACCACCAACCCCGACGACTGGGCACGGATCTCCGGCAAGAAGGGCGAGCGGATCGTCTACATCCGCACGCTCGTCACCGGCAAGCAGGGCGCCGACACCGGACGCTCGATCGACACTGTCGCCAACACCGGACAGTACCTGTGACACCAGCCGCCGCGGCCCACAGCACGCTGTGGGTCGCGGCGGCATGTGTACGCAGGGCGGCCCTCCGCCCGCACGAGTCGTGCCGGACCCATCCCGCTCCGGAGCGGGTGGCAATAGGCTCGACACGTGGTCTGACCACTCGGACCACAGGCGGGTCCCGGCGGAACGCCGCCCGCCTGTCCCCACGCCGATTGCATCCCCGGGAGAGACCTGTTGACGACGTGCACCAGCTCCGCAGGCAGGCCCCGCCGGTCCGGTGGGCGAGGGGAATAGTAACAGAGCGTCCTAGAGTGATTGCGATAAGTGGCCAGGGTTTGAACGTCAAGGGGGTCGCATGACCGTCCAGCGCGTGATGGGCATCGAGACCGAATACGGGATTTCCGTGCCGGGGAATCCCGGCGCCAACGCGATGCTGACGTCGTCTCAGGTGGTCAACGCC is from Yinghuangia sp. ASG 101 and encodes:
- a CDS encoding sensor histidine kinase — protein: MTSAHDDAAQSGTPDAADPHTPYATPRATRRERLRDQTLDWLDELHRSDETVRRRPAAHDIVLVIVLGVLAVGGLFIDDLGDTEWRSPDALGVVLAVLCVVPLLWRSSHSLRVLVAVTIPFLALAANHYSATGASLGQLVAMYSAAVSRPRIPAAFALFFAEGTTLLWLAIGRRELGFVDVLANLAALFAVWAFARSVGFRRAYTAELETRADRLIHTREADTRAALAEERGRIARELHDVVAHHVSVMTVQASAAQRTIARNPDRAREAMAAVEQTGRAALVEMRRLVGILRGNEDEAGGTVQLSEGHNAPQPGLDALEILVQQVREAGVPVELSIEGVPSELPPGIDLAAYRIIQEALTNTLKHAGPAGSRVLLRYRPEELLVRVADDGRGAAANLDARDDGRTGHGLLGMRERVALYGGRLYAGPRAGGGFEVLARIPLTPGDRPQPPRHQPAAARDHKDGDTGRTPGTTGDADPGERTDPAERGPANDRGDRTDRLEQNPA
- a CDS encoding response regulator, yielding MTIRVILVDDQPLLRTGFRMILEAEPDIAVVGEAADGLQAVELVRTLQPDVVLMDIRMPRMDGVEATRRIVGGRDGGQPAAGSARVLVLTTFDLDEYVVEALRAGASGFLLKDVPADDLIAAIRVIADGDALLAPSITRRLLDMYAARLPAAEDPTPDTLAMLTEREVEVLRLVARGMSNAEIAAELFVSETTVKTHVGHVLTKLGLRDRVQAAVYAYESGLVRPGAL
- a CDS encoding RecB family exonuclease, whose translation is MTATGTNPSPTGRADAGAEAEGGVRGALADSRAVSLSPSRAGDFLQCPLLYRFRVIDKLPEKPSVSATRGTVVHTVLERLFDLPQGGRTFAAAQAMLRPAWDELLGKRPELAALFDDGDGGVDPAELADWLAGAEKLVERYFTLEDPNRLEPARREMYVETQLEGVDGGLTLRGYIDRLDVAPGGDLRVVDYKTGKAPSPQFEDKALFQMKFYALVLWRRHGRLPRRLQLVYLGSGTIVWYDPDEADLLAVERKLRALWEAIRHATRTGEWRPQRTRLCGWCDHQAVCPEFGGTPPPYPLPVVPAQA
- a CDS encoding site-2 protease family protein, yielding MSVSGGPQGQDDQRDGAGGSGASAAEAAPGSAAPPGGGLLMGRPFGVPVYISSSWFVIALIITLLFAPTFERLFPQLDGWRYAVSFLFAVLLYLSVLVHELAHAVTALRFGLPVHRITIQFLGGVSEIDKPQTARREFAVAAAGPVLSLVLAGAFWGVGLALDVDSFAGRMVALMAVSNLLVAAFNLLPGLPLDGGRMLRAGVWGITRRPMAGTVAASWAGRVLAVAVLFGAVWWSRNDEAWVRVYTVVCGGLIGGFMWTGAIQSLRAEQLRERLPTLRARALTRRAIPVAADLPLAEALRRAGEAGARALVVVDGDGRPIALVREARVVETPEQRRPWVSVGPLSRDLRPGMRVAADLAGEDLLTALRATPASEYLVVEADGSVYGVLARGDVERAFLDLMRRSPARG
- a CDS encoding tRNA (adenine-N1)-methyltransferase; protein product: MSEPTGAARRRGPFQVGDQVQLTDPKGRHHTFTLEAGKAFHTHKGSFPHDELIGAPEGTVVRSSGNFDYLALRPLLPDFVLSMPRGAAVIYPKDAGQILAMADIFAGARVVEAGVGSGALSTFLLRAIGDQGQLSSYERRQDFADIARKNVERYFGSPHPAWKLTVGDLQDNLVETDVDRVILDMLAPWECLEAVHKALVPGGLVCCYVATTTQLARTVETMRAMRCFTEPQSWESMVRTWHVEGLAVRPDHRMIGHTGFLVTARRMADGVEAPMRRRRPSKGSYGEDYEAPEV
- a CDS encoding ferredoxin encodes the protein MSTENEPLEVWIDQDLCTGDGICVQFARDVFELDIDGLAYVKGEDDELRVEAGATVPVPPSLLVEVIDATRKCPGECIHVRRVSDGSEVYGPDAD
- the arc gene encoding proteasome ATPase; translated protein: MAAHDDDMNRGGRPARGTDDLMSQVSFLEQEVAVLRRKLADSPRQTRMLEERIVELQTSLAGLTTQNERLVATLREARDQIVALKEEVDRLAQPPSGFGVFLNAIDDGTADIFTGGRKLRVNVSPNLDLEDLRRGQEVMLNEALNVVDAMEFERIGDVVMLKELLDDGERALVIGHTDEERVVRLAEPLLGGLLRAGDSLLLEPRSGYVYERVPKSEVEELVLEEVPDIDYTKIGGLRNQIELIRDAVELPYLHPDLFKEHELRPPKGILLYGPPGCGKTLIAKAVANSLAKKVAESKGVSGEQGKSYFLNIKGPELLNKYVGETERHIRLVFQRAREKASEGTPVIVFFDEMDSLFRTRGSGVSSDVENTIVPQLLSEIDGVEGLENVIVIGASNREDMIDPAILRPGRLDVKIKIERPDAEAAKDIFAKYLTANLPLHEDDLKEHGDDKATTVANMIQRAVERMYSESEENRFLEVTYANGDKETLYFKDFNSGAMIENIVGRAKKMAIKEFLEAGRKGIRVSHLLAACVDEFKENEDLPNTTNPDDWARISGKKGERIVYIRTLVTGKQGADTGRSIDTVANTGQYL